The genome window TAACTTTGTTCTTATTAAAAATGATCAAAGTAATGAAAATTTCATAGCACAAAGTACCCATCAACCCAATAAAGTTTTTATTCGTTATCGTGGCTGCATGGATACATTTGGTAATCCGGCAGCAACTGAAGGTGTCGATGAATATTTTAAAAATATCTTAAACGCTCGAATTGTCGACCTTGAAAAAAAGATGTGTTGTGGATTTCCTTTTGAAGCAGATGGCTTACATGAACGTGCTAAACAAGCGCAAATAATGAGTCTAATAGAAATTGCCAAATGCATTTCTCGTCTCGTCCTTGAATGTCGCTCAGCCATGCAAGAAATTCCAAAATTTATTTTATTTTCTAATTGCCCTACTTGTTGTGAAGCCATTAAAGAAATGCGCAATTTATTAAAAAATGAAGCTACTACTGAATATGTTCGTTTAAAAGCAAATATCACAGAAGACTTTGATATGCGTTTAATAGATTTTGAAACAATGGATACTGCTGAATTGGCAATGTCAATAATAAAGAAAATACCAGAATTTCAAGAAGCTAAAAAAGCAAAAAAAACAGTCGGCCTTAAAGTACCATGTCATAACACAAAATCAGCAACAGCTGCTCAATTAGAATTGCTTAACTTATATTTTACTGGCGTTGCTGCCTATGATAGATGTTGTGGATTATCAGGTACTGGTCGCTTAAAACATCCAAAAATTGGAACTAAAATTTCTGAAAAATTATTCGAACAGATACGAGAAGAACCAGCAGAAATTGTTGTTAGTGGCTGTCCTAGTTGTAGAGATGGTGTGAAAATGCAAAAAGAAATTCTTGCTGCAAAAAAAGATGAAATTGCTAATTTTGAAGTTTCAGGAATTTTTCAAGAAATAATGAAGACAGTGAAATCTTAAGCTACAGCATTATGTACTAATTGAAATTTGATTTTTTAAAGCTGCTTCCTTTAAATTAGAAGATAAATTTTTATATTTATAAGAAAAATAAAAACTTAATAGGAAAAATAAAAAAAGTAAATTAGTGCTATAGAACATTAAATTTTTTATTTCTTTTATATCATTCATAAATGAAATAAAAAGCCCAGAAAAAGGAACTGAAATTTGATTAATAGCAAGTAAACAGCCAGTTATCTTTCCTAGCATAGAAACTTCTACTAAAGTTTTTCTTAAAATTCTTGCAAATAGAGAATTAACTAATGTAAATGCAATAATTAAACCATAAAAAATTACGAATGAGGAAAATCCAGTTGTAAAAACACAAATATATGACGATACAATTATACCAAATGCCCCAATTATGGAAAAATAAAATACTCTTTTTTCATCAATAAAATGGGAAGTAATTATCATTGATAGTGCACCAAAACTTCCAGCAACAATGTTTAACAGCCCAAATTCAGCATCGGATTTAAGATATAACAGTTTTACTAAGGGAGCTCCTGCTGCTTCAACAATACTGATAATAAAATTTATAAGACTTGCTTGCAATGCAAAGAAAAGTAGGATTGGAAATTTTTTAAAAACTAGTAATGTATTTTTAAAGCTAGTTAAGAATGATTCATGATTTTGTTTCTTTTTAAGTTTATTAGGGTCATCCTGCCATTTTTGATTTAATGTATTCACTAAATTGTATAAGTAAAAAATAGGAACAATTAATAAAAAATATTTTATAGGTAAATAAGTAATTAAAAAAATTGCAAATGCAGGGCCCACTAACATAGAAACTTGATCACACATATTTAAATAAGATACTACTTTTGTATATCTTTTTAATTCAATATTTTTCATAAGTAACACATCAGCCGCTATTGCTGTTTGTGACGTTCCTAATGAACTTATTGCACCTAAAATACCAATTACAACTGCTATACTATAATGAGTTGTGGATAAAATTATAAAAGCTATAAAGCAAGCAATAATTTTCAGTAAATCAATAGAAATCAAAGATTTTTTAGATCCAAATTTATCGGTTAAATATCCACCAAAAGGGAGAAACAAAACGCGCGGCAACCATTCAATAAAATAGGCCAGCCCTGCTGCAGAAATATTATTTGTAGTGTTAAACACAATCAATGGCAAAGCAAATAACAAAATATGATCTGCTACAAAAACTAGAAATATACTAAAAATAAATTTAATTTCTTTCAACTTAAACCTCTCTTTTATGGTTTAATGTTACTTTATATTTTATTCCTGAAAAAAATGTTATCCTTAATTTTTTAAAATTTAAAAAAAAAGATATTAATTTAGAATTTTACTTTTTACTAAATAGAATTTATTTATTTCATAAAATTATAGAATTATTTAAAAAATAATTTACTATCACTCAATTTATTTTTTAGAACCTATGAAATATATTTTAATATACTAATTAGAATATCATATTTCAAAATTTTACATCTAATTTACAAAATAAAAAAATTGGAAAGAAAGTAAAACATTTAGTAATGAATTTTACTCTCCCTCCATATAAATTTAAAAGAAAAAAAAGTAATGAATTTACTCTTTATCTTCTGATGTAGTTTCTGAATTTGCTTCAGAACATATACCAAGTTCTTTTAATTTATCAAGTGTTTTAACTTTAACAAAAGTATCACCTTCTTCATTTACAGATTTATGCGGATTATATCTGATAATTCCCATGTTAATTTCTCCTAAAAAAATTATTACATTGGCTTCAAGAAAAGCCAAAATTATTGTATACTATTTTTTCTAAGAATAAAAATAAAATGGAGTAAAAATGTTTAAAGAAAATGGATTTTTAATTGAAGAAAATTTATTTTTTCAAAATAAATGTGATGAAATTGTTGAAAATATGAAAACTTATTTAAAAGAAAAATATAGCAATATGTCTGTCCTATTTCATGCAGATTTAATTGTTCCAGAAATTTCAGAAATGTTGCACGATCATAAATTAACAACTATAATTAATGAAGTAATGCAAAATACATCAATTCTAGTTTCTTCGGGATATTATGCAAAAGGCTCAGAGACTAGTACTCATTATGAATCAATAAGACTTTCTAGCTTACCCAGTAATAAACTTATTGGAGTTTGGATTGCCCTAGATGATATATTACCTACTAATGGCCCATTTTTTTATTTTCCAAAATCCCATATTAAAAATTATTTAATGTTGCATGAAAGAATAAATATTTACAATAAAGAAAAAGAAAGTGTAAATAATTTTATTGACTCTCAAATTGAAGAAGATATTTCTGATTTTAATCTGAAAGATAAAATTAGGAAAATATTTTTAGCGAAGAAAGGGGATGTATTTATTTCTGATGGCAATTTATTGCATGGAGGTCATCAAATATTTAATTATAAATTGGAAAGACCTTCACTTGTTGGCTACTATTTGCCAAAAAACGAAAATAAATATTTTTATCCAGATTACTTGGACACAAAAAAAGAACGAACTTCAGCTTCACCTAGAGAAGATATAACTCCATTTGCTATATTTAAAAACAAAAATAAAAATGAAGCTCAAACACTAACTCCTGAAAGAGTATTTTCAACCGAAAATGCTATTGAAAATGTTTACAATTTCCTCAAAAAAAATAATTTTAAATTAGAACTCAATTCTGTTGGTAATGATATAGTCTCCTATGAATCAATTCTTTACCATGATAAATACAAAGTAATTGAAGGATATGGTAAAGGACTTACTCAAAAACAATCTATGGCAAGTTCTTTATTTGAAGCTATAGAACATATTATTTGTCGGGGAGATTTAATGGATACTTCAAATACCATTAATGTCTCTATTGAGGATGCTTTAAAAAACTATAATTGTTTTCCACTTAACACTTTAGAGAAAAATATTAAAAATAAACAACCCATTCTTTGGGATATTTTTGATGGAATAAATACAAGTGAGAAATTGATTGTACCAAGTTTTATTGTAGATTCATCAGGCGGTAGTCGCTCAATGCAAAGTAATTACCCTTATCATGAATTAGAAGGAGCTTACTCAAACTCAGGTACTGCAACAGGTTCAACTTTTGATGAAGCGCTTTTACATTCTCTTAACGAGTTAATTGAGCGCGATGCTCATTCTCTTCTACTACTTGAAACTTTTTGCAGAAAAGTTCCAAAAAATTTAAGAATTATAGATAAAAAAACGATACCTGAGCAACAACTAGATCTCTTGATGAGATGTGAAGATGAAATTGGTGCAGAAATAAAATTGCTAAACATAACAACAAATTTAAATATTCCATGTATATTATCTTTTTCTGAGAATATGGGGTTATTACAATACCCATTTATTGGATGCGGCTGCTCTCCAAGTGCAACTTATGCTTTAGAAAGATCTATATTAGAAACAGTGCAAACATATCATGCTTACATTAGAAACCCAGAAGAATATGTAAATTATATAAAAAATTCTGAAAATCAATTTAAAGAATTTCCTAAACTAAAAGAATGCGTAAAAGAAAAATATCATGAAATTATTAAAAAAGGATATTTTACAACATCAAATTTCAGAGAATTAAATGATTTATCCAAAAATTTATTTAATATTACTGAAAATATTAATGACTTTTCAGTTAATCATTTATTAAAAAATATTATCCAAATATTAAGCAATAATAAAATGAATGTATATGTTAAAACACTTTTTCATAATGAAATTCATAATTTATTTTGTGTAAAGAGTATAGTTAGAGAACTTGAAATTTTTAATCTTGTTACTTCAGGTCTTTTTCCACTACCAGGAGTTAGAGGTGAGTTAGCACTAAATTAAACATTAGATATTTGATAAATAAGCCAAAAAAATTAACAAATTATTTTGGCTTCACTTTTTCTTTAACTGCTATTGAGGAATCAGATTTTTCAAGTTTTTCTAATTTTAATTTTCCATCAATTTCATTGACAACAAGTGCTATGGACTCACCCCAATCGGTTTTAAATGCGTCAAACTCTGCTGGAAGTTTAGTTTTATTTTTTGCCTGACATTTCCAAGATCCAGCATTAAGCCATAATCCATCATTATAATAATTATCGCCCCAATCAAAATTTTCGGTTTTACTAGGAGCAATTGATTTTGTTGACATTGAAATTTGCATTTCTGAATCTGCTAATTCACATTTTAAAGCTATATTTTCTTTCGCATTATTCTTAATATTCCATTTAGTAGAAAATTCTGATGAAAAAGCAGAAGATTGAATGGCTAATAATCCG of Pigmentibacter sp. JX0631 contains these proteins:
- a CDS encoding YcaO-like family protein; translation: MFKENGFLIEENLFFQNKCDEIVENMKTYLKEKYSNMSVLFHADLIVPEISEMLHDHKLTTIINEVMQNTSILVSSGYYAKGSETSTHYESIRLSSLPSNKLIGVWIALDDILPTNGPFFYFPKSHIKNYLMLHERINIYNKEKESVNNFIDSQIEEDISDFNLKDKIRKIFLAKKGDVFISDGNLLHGGHQIFNYKLERPSLVGYYLPKNENKYFYPDYLDTKKERTSASPREDITPFAIFKNKNKNEAQTLTPERVFSTENAIENVYNFLKKNNFKLELNSVGNDIVSYESILYHDKYKVIEGYGKGLTQKQSMASSLFEAIEHIICRGDLMDTSNTINVSIEDALKNYNCFPLNTLEKNIKNKQPILWDIFDGINTSEKLIVPSFIVDSSGGSRSMQSNYPYHELEGAYSNSGTATGSTFDEALLHSLNELIERDAHSLLLLETFCRKVPKNLRIIDKKTIPEQQLDLLMRCEDEIGAEIKLLNITTNLNIPCILSFSENMGLLQYPFIGCGCSPSATYALERSILETVQTYHAYIRNPEEYVNYIKNSENQFKEFPKLKECVKEKYHEIIKKGYFTTSNFRELNDLSKNLFNITENINDFSVNHLLKNIIQILSNNKMNVYVKTLFHNEIHNLFCVKSIVRELEIFNLVTSGLFPLPGVRGELALN
- a CDS encoding MFS transporter; this translates as MKEIKFIFSIFLVFVADHILLFALPLIVFNTTNNISAAGLAYFIEWLPRVLFLPFGGYLTDKFGSKKSLISIDLLKIIACFIAFIILSTTHYSIAVVIGILGAISSLGTSQTAIAADVLLMKNIELKRYTKVVSYLNMCDQVSMLVGPAFAIFLITYLPIKYFLLIVPIFYLYNLVNTLNQKWQDDPNKLKKKQNHESFLTSFKNTLLVFKKFPILLFFALQASLINFIISIVEAAGAPLVKLLYLKSDAEFGLLNIVAGSFGALSMIITSHFIDEKRVFYFSIIGAFGIIVSSYICVFTTGFSSFVIFYGLIIAFTLVNSLFARILRKTLVEVSMLGKITGCLLAINQISVPFSGLFISFMNDIKEIKNLMFYSTNLLFLFFLLSFYFSYKYKNLSSNLKEAALKNQISIST